One window of the Tetragenococcus koreensis genome contains the following:
- a CDS encoding helix-turn-helix domain-containing protein codes for MNYKNIRSIREDNDITQKQMAGLLNVSQNTYSQYETGKIEWPVSTLVKIADYFDVSVDYLLDRTKNKNRINSN; via the coding sequence ATGAATTACAAAAATATTCGATCAATAAGAGAAGATAATGATATAACACAGAAGCAAATGGCTGGGTTATTAAATGTTTCTCAAAATACTTATTCTCAATATGAGACTGGAAAAATAGAATGGCCAGTGAGCACGTTAGTTAAAATAGCTGATTACTTTGATGTTAGTGTGGATTATTTGCTTGATAGGACGAAGAATAAAAATAGGATTAATAGTAACTAG
- a CDS encoding MGMT family protein gives MKRVLDEDLIYEVLSVVGEIPEGCVATYGQIARLIGREKNARLVGKVLSMAEFYGKYPCHRVVNHAGRLAPGWSEQADLLHNEGISLKDENHVDLRRYQWEE, from the coding sequence ATGAAACGTGTTTTAGATGAAGATTTGATCTATGAGGTCCTCTCTGTTGTGGGGGAAATACCAGAAGGCTGTGTTGCTACATACGGACAAATTGCCAGATTAATTGGCAGAGAAAAAAATGCAAGGCTTGTTGGTAAAGTTCTTAGCATGGCCGAATTTTATGGAAAATATCCTTGTCACCGCGTGGTCAATCATGCAGGCAGATTAGCTCCGGGTTGGTCCGAACAAGCTGATTTACTCCATAATGAAGGTATTTCTTTGAAAGATGAAAACCATGTTGATTTGAGAAGATATCAGTGGGAGGAATAA
- the brnQ gene encoding branched-chain amino acid transport system II carrier protein: protein MINKHNKLTFRQIFLIGLMIFSLFFGAGNLIFPAGLGAEAGENLWSSMAGFLITGVALPVLGLVSIANVSEDGNTENLAQKVHPYFAKVLTIVTYLSIGPLMAAPRTGLVSFEIGAAPFLKQTNLGIGLLIYSVIFFGLVYYLALYPNKFVDRFGKIVTPLLLVILGLFIVTSILKPINGFQLPQGQYASAPFLSGVKEGYLTMDTIVSIVFATIIINAIKELGEFNQTARKNAILKAGIISATFLAFIYLGISYIGASSSTLNFASGAEALSGVANSYFGVSGNFLFGLVVVFACLPTGSGLLSSCAWYFNKTFPRISYKSFLLFFVLFSATVANVGLERLIQFSIPVLNVVYPIIIALILLSFIDKYINCNTSVYRSVVGVTLLISLNDGLTEFNSNWDYITPFVNLPFSDLGFSWILPAIIVGVVAKGLSFIFVKLNNE, encoded by the coding sequence ATGATAAATAAACATAATAAACTTACTTTCAGACAAATTTTTTTAATTGGATTGATGATTTTTTCTCTCTTTTTTGGTGCTGGAAATCTAATCTTTCCTGCCGGATTAGGCGCAGAAGCAGGAGAAAATTTATGGAGTTCTATGGCTGGTTTTTTAATCACCGGCGTAGCATTGCCAGTTTTAGGATTAGTGTCGATTGCTAATGTGAGTGAGGATGGGAATACTGAAAATTTAGCACAAAAAGTCCATCCTTATTTCGCTAAAGTATTAACAATCGTCACTTATTTATCAATAGGTCCATTAATGGCTGCTCCTAGAACAGGACTTGTCTCATTTGAAATTGGAGCAGCGCCCTTTTTGAAACAAACAAATTTGGGAATAGGGTTGTTGATTTATAGCGTTATTTTTTTTGGTTTAGTGTACTATTTAGCTTTATATCCTAATAAATTTGTTGATCGTTTTGGAAAAATAGTAACGCCCCTTTTGTTAGTGATATTAGGCCTTTTTATTGTCACTAGCATCCTTAAACCTATTAACGGTTTTCAACTGCCGCAAGGCCAATACGCAAGTGCGCCATTTCTTAGCGGAGTAAAAGAAGGCTATTTAACAATGGACACAATTGTATCGATTGTTTTTGCGACAATTATTATTAATGCGATCAAAGAATTAGGGGAATTTAATCAAACAGCTAGGAAAAATGCCATTTTAAAAGCTGGAATTATTTCAGCCACTTTTCTAGCTTTCATTTATTTAGGAATTTCTTATATTGGGGCAAGCAGCTCTACGCTGAATTTTGCTTCTGGAGCAGAAGCCTTGTCAGGAGTCGCTAATAGTTATTTCGGTGTAAGTGGGAATTTTCTTTTCGGTTTAGTGGTGGTATTTGCTTGTCTTCCGACAGGTTCAGGGTTGCTTTCTTCATGTGCGTGGTATTTTAATAAAACATTTCCTCGCATCTCCTATAAGAGCTTTTTGCTATTTTTTGTTTTATTTAGCGCTACTGTTGCAAATGTTGGCTTAGAAAGATTAATCCAGTTTTCAATTCCTGTTTTAAATGTAGTTTACCCTATAATTATCGCCTTAATCTTATTGAGTTTTATTGATAAGTATATAAATTGTAATACGTCCGTCTATCGCAGCGTTGTTGGAGTAACATTACTTATTAGCTTAAATGACGGATTAACAGAGTTTAATTCCAATTGGGATTATATCACGCCCTTTGTAAATCTTCCTTTTTCAGATCTAGGTTTTTCTTGGATTCTTCCTGCAATTATAGTAGGGGTTGTTGCTAAAGGACTTTCATTTATATTTGTAAAATTAAACAATGAATAG
- a CDS encoding class I SAM-dependent methyltransferase translates to MMKKLVDTWKQEVERSFEGWDFSYLDDSGRWEMESLPWDYLKIVRQYLKEADRLLDMGTGGGEVLLTLGHPYHKTSVTEGYPPNYQLCKKNLEPLGITVKFVEEDDFLPYPDNHFDIIINRHEAFRLDEVKRTLKRGGIFITQQVGCENSRALSKRLLKKELEVDFRNQLTYQLEQAKQNGFKVFNSDEVYAQIKFFDAGAIVYYASIIEWEFPDFSVDDCLDAIMGLHHEIEEKGFVSSVEHRYMMVFGKE, encoded by the coding sequence ATGATGAAAAAATTAGTGGATACATGGAAACAAGAAGTTGAGCGTTCTTTTGAAGGTTGGGATTTTTCTTATTTAGATGATAGCGGCAGATGGGAAATGGAATCTTTACCTTGGGATTATCTAAAAATTGTAAGACAGTATTTAAAAGAAGCGGATCGCTTATTAGATATGGGAACCGGTGGAGGAGAGGTTCTTTTGACCCTTGGACATCCTTATCATAAAACTTCAGTAACGGAAGGCTATCCGCCGAATTATCAATTATGTAAGAAGAATTTGGAACCACTAGGGATTACTGTTAAATTTGTAGAAGAAGACGATTTTCTTCCTTATCCAGACAATCACTTTGATATTATTATTAATCGGCATGAAGCTTTTAGGTTGGATGAGGTAAAACGCACACTAAAACGTGGCGGTATTTTCATAACGCAACAAGTAGGTTGTGAAAATAGTCGGGCTCTCTCAAAACGACTATTAAAAAAAGAACTGGAAGTTGATTTTCGCAATCAATTAACTTATCAGTTAGAACAAGCGAAACAAAACGGGTTCAAAGTATTTAATAGTGATGAAGTCTATGCACAAATTAAGTTTTTTGATGCAGGTGCAATTGTGTATTATGCGTCAATTATCGAGTGGGAATTTCCTGATTTTTCTGTTGATGATTGCCTTGATGCCATAATGGGATTGCATCATGAAATTGAAGAAAAAGGGTTTGTGAGTTCAGTTGAACACCGTTATATGATGGTTTTCGGCAAAGAATAA